The following DNA comes from Camelina sativa cultivar DH55 chromosome 14, Cs, whole genome shotgun sequence.
CCAAGTCGCGAGATGGTCCAGGACCGAAGAACGGACGTGAACCGTTAGGGCATCCGGTGAATTGGACGATGGATGGTTGAGGACAACAAAGAAAGGTCAAAGGAAAAGGGAAAGGGAGAAATAGCCGTGGAAAAATGGTGAGAAGGACGTAGAATGGACCAAGGAGACGGACGAGAGAGGTCAGAGTCCCTAACGAGAGGTCCGGAGACGGACAAGAGAAGTCGGAGTCCCGGAAGAGAGGTCCGGAGACGGAAGAGAAAAGTCGGAGTCACAGACGAGAGAAGACGATGTCACGAACGAGAAGTCCGGAAACAGATGGGAAAAACTCGATGTCACGGACGGAAGGACCGATGACTAACGAGGAAATAAAGCCGCAGACGTATAAGCTTCGATTTGCGGGCAAGCGCTGGAGCTTGGGACGCAAGAAAGACGCGGATGAACGAGGAAGTGGAAAGGTTTCTCTGCATGGGAGTGAGACGCCACATGTCGCGCGATTAAGTGGCTTCCGCCAGAGAGTGAGATGCACGCGCGAGTGAGTGAGACTGGGAGCGTTTTGCATGCAAAATTTCTGCCACTTGTCAAACGTAAATTGCCACTTGCCTAGCCAAAGAACTCGAACAAGGGCTTATAAATAACCTCTTTGGTCTCTCATTTTCGACAAACCTCTCTCAAACTCCAAAGTCTTGCCAAacttttctctcaaaattttTGGAGAAGAAATTAAGAGTTTTCCGAgcaaggaagaaagaagaagctcgtCGGAGCTAGGAGGGGAAAGAGGAGGCGAGGTGTTGTCGGATTTGCGGTGTGGTGGAGCTCGACTCAATCAAATCTCTGCTTAAATCACTGTGAGTTGCGGTTTTGTGTGTTTAGAGGGTACATGAGCTCGGTAGCTCTTGTATTTCTCTTTGATTGGTTGTGTGTTGCATGTTTATCTAGTTAGATCTACATGTCTTTGAGCTAAGGGATAAGAGTAGACCATCATGCATTCAAATCTTGTTGCATGTAGATTTGAGTTGGTCTAGAAGTCATGCATGCATAAAAGAGGTGGTTTGAGTTGCTTGCAAGGTCAGATCCGGAAAGGATGACCATTCATGCATCTCTCTATGAAATTTCCAACCGATTAAAGGGAGGAAATAAGAATGGGTGAAGAGTTGAAAATGCAATAATTATCTTGTATAATTTTGAGACTAAAACTTGGTTTGTATGCATGATTAAAAGGGTAGAAAATTTGTTAGCAACACATGCATATCAAGGAAAATATTTAAGAATTTAttcttaatatttatttgtgtgtttgatCAGTTACATGCATGTAGTTGTGGTCTTAAGTGCTAGAATAATTATTTCTTGCATCTTCAGAATTTTTGGGTgaatttcttgcttgattttattgcatgcattgtttgattcttgcttcaaatatttatttgtagTTTAAGTACTTAATTATTTCTGTTAGTAGACTTAGAATTAGTACTTGTCTAGCTAGTTCTCATGTGTCATGTTGGACTAGCAATTGACTTCTGTCCCCAAAATGAATGAGGTAGTCCGGCGAGCTAACCTTCGCGGTCTCGTGGCAAGGACAATCGACATCTAGTGAGAAACTAGTCTGATCTATTGCATGATGATGCAAAATGTGTGGTGATCCGGTTGGTAGCCTTTGTGGTTTCAACGCGGTGTGGAATGGGGAGATGGGACAGAAGGTCATTGGGCCCTAGGTTGCGCATGTGTGGTGAAGTATAGTGTGTGCATGTAATGTATCATCACTAGTACTTTCATTCCCTTTGAGTTTTGGGAGTTGTATTGAGATAGCCAATGGTGACTAAGTGTCTAGAAGTGTCAAGTGTCTTAGTCATTTCTAGTCTTGCTtgcttgattgttgtttgttatCTTGCTTGCTAATCGCTTCCGCATTGTGTGATTCTAATTGTTGCATGGGAGTAGCCATGTTTGGGATTGTTGCATGGGGGTAGCCATGTTTGGGATTGTTGCATGGAGGTAGCCATGTCTGGGGATCGTTGCATGGGGGTAGTCATGTCTAGGGATCGTTGCATGGGGGTAGCCATGTTGGAGTAGTTGGATAGGGGTTTGCATGTACAAGGTTAcccaactcactgagtaatcttagattattCATTCCCttccaataatatttttcttgcaaaaaaagTAAATGGGTAGAGTTGGGCAGCTAGGAAACTGGATAGGATGTTTTTATGCAGTGTGGATGCTTCCGTTTAACAGtaaacttccatttttttttcggGTATTATTACAAAGATAACGTTTCTCATAacaacagagaaacaaaatacaACAAGATCATCACAATCATCCATACACATAAATTATAATCCTTCAAAATAACCTTCTTATCATAACAATGCCCACCttagaaaaacaagaaagaaccgGCGATGGATGTAACACCAACGACGACGGCAGAGACGCCGAGAGCAGCCGCACCACCGTTGTCGGCAGAATCGTCAGAGCCTGAGGGTCCATTGCTAGCGTAGGAGGAGTCACTTCCTACAGGACCAGCCACTGCAACGTCATCATCACCTGGGGCTGCAGCTGTATCGTCGTCGGTAGTTCCGATTTGGTCATCGGTGACTGGAGGTTCGACGTCATGATCAGTTTTGGAGGCAGCCGGAGCTTTGGAGGGAGACGCTGAAGGAGATGGGGAAGAGGCAGCTGCTGCCAGGCCAAGGATGGCCATGAAGACGAGGGCGACCACGACGATAACGTTTTGGCGACccattcttctctcttctccttcttacgTAGatctttgttaatttattttagaatttgatGTTTAGAGATCGTGATGATTGGGGATGAAATGAGtttgatgtgtatatatagttGTCTTTTTTGTgattaagacaaaaaaagaatagaaaacgTTTGAACTACGAAGGAGGATTACCGTACAAATCTAATTTTAGATCTACTGGAGTACCTAAAAACGGATTTGCGCAGATATAGGTTTTTTGGGTGGTGACAGTGGGAATGAATGTGaaatcattctctcttcttctttttttaacatgaATATGAAACCATTCATTcgatattatcatatatatgattGGGCGAGTGGTACGAGCTTCTTAAATAGCCAAACTATGAATATAGGACCTACACTGTTGGACTAAGAGACGTGTAAACCTACATATAAAGACGATCAAATCAAGATAACAACTTCTCAAATCTTGGGATTGGGCTTGGAGAATTTGTCTCTAAATATTCATATTATCATTTTTAACTTGATAACAATTTTGATGTACTGTCAAATATAGAAAGACGCATGAAACTGCTCATTTTGTTTGTAACGCAATAGTACTCAAAAAGCCTAATTAACACTTTTACTCATCACCTAGTCTATCCACACAAAAGATGTAAGAGCACGAAGATTTTTTATCGGAGTTCCATCTGAGTTTTAGTCTCCGTATATAGACACATAATCACCACATTACAATAAAGTCACTAGGTTTTAGTTTAAAAAACCTCTAGGTTTAACTACACTACTAATCCTCTAGGTTTTTTGAAGGAAACATGTGTAATAGAGAATGTAGACTATAcaagattttagttttatttgaagttttttttttgtttatctgaaTTAGAACACAAACACAATTTCAGAAAAATATTCCGCGACATAGCGTGGGTTTAACCAAGTTAAAAActaaagtttatttaaatttccaAATACAATGTATATTGATAATCATATTAGCCAAATCAGAATGAGGGTTCGTACTAGCTAGCTAGTGTTAAACGGCTAATATATATAGCagttttgcccaaaaaaaaaaaaaatatatatatatatatatagcagttTGGTTCTTTAATTATTACTACTGTTTTCGTAGTAAGTTAGTAACATAAACATTTGAAGTTGCTCAATATACAGTTTTCAATTAAGTACTAAGGTATATAAACTCACATCATGTATCACATGGGCTTTCAGCCATAAGCCCAAAAATATTGTTAGGCGCTTGAGTCAGTTTCGATTTTACGATTCTGCCATCAACAGCGAGTTAGGGTTTTACACTCTTTACCATGCCTCTCAAATCTTCCAGagacattcttcttcttccttttatttttttcccatttcaacttttttttttctctctctctctgaggagtaggaaaaaagaaacaagatctGTTGTTCGATCGGATCGAGGGAAGCAAGAAAAAATGGCGCTAGCGTTCGATGAGTTCGGGCGTCCGTTCATCATACTAAGGGAACAAGATCAGAAGACGCGTCTCAGAGGCATCGATGCTCAGAAAGCCAATATTGCCGCTGGTAAAGCCGTGGCTCGGATCCTTCGTTCTTCTCTTGGACCTAAAGGAATGGACAAAATGCTTCAGGGACCTGACGGAGACATCACTATCAGTTcgtttctcccttttttttagatttcttcaTATCTgctttttggatttgtttagttttcgtTCTTGTATGCTTGAAATAGAGTTTACTACTGTCGATGCAGTAGTTTGATAGAAATGGATCCATCTAGGTTTATGAAAATCGATTCGCTATGTCTGTGAGCTTGCTTAGTTCAGTGAAATTGCTATTGAATCTCACAGTTCGGAGCATTTTGATTAATGTATACTGTGTTGTGGTCATGGAGCTCATTTAACTTATCAGTTTTGCAAAGATACGGATATTGTTAACACTAGTTGCTACTTTTTCATGTGAAgcatttggtttgtttttctgtttgatTAACTAATGCTGTATCGTGCTTATAACCTAgctgttgttttgttgttctctAGCAAACGATGGTGCAACTATCTTGGAGCAAATGGATGTTGACAACCAGATTGCAAAGCTAATGGTGGAACTGTCGCGGAGTCAGGATTATGAAATTGGTGATGGTACAACAGGTGTTGTTGTCATGGCTGGTGCATTGCTGGAGCAAGCTGAACGTCAATTAGATAGAGGAATTCATCCTATCCGTATTGCTGAAGGATATGAAATGGCTTCTAGAGTGGCAGTTGAGCATTTGGAGCGTATNNNNNNNNNNNNNNNNNNNNNNNNNNNNNNNNNNNNNNNNNNNNNNNNNNNNNNNNNNNNNNNNNNNNNNNNNNNNNNNNNNNNNNNNNNNNNNNNNNNNNNNNNNNNNNNNNNNNNNNNNNNNNNNNNNNNNNNNNNNNNNNNNNNNNNNNNNNNNNNNNNNNNNNNNNNNNNNNNNNNNNNNNNNNNNNNNNNNNNNNNNNNNNNNNNNNNNNNNNNNNNNNNNNNNNNNNNNNNNNNNNNNNNNNNNNNNNNNNNNNNNNNNNNNNNNNNNNNNNNNNNNNNNNNNNNNNNNNNNNNNNNNNNNNNNNNNNNNNNNNNNNNNNNNNNNNNNNNNNNNNNNNNNNNNNNNNNNNNNNNNNNNNNNNNNNNNNNNNNNNNNNNNNNNNNNNNNNNNNNNNNNNNNNNNNNNNNNNNNNNNNNNNNNNNNNNNNNNNNNNNNNNNNNNNNNNNNNNNNNNNNNNNNNNNNNNNNNNNNNNNNNNNNNNNNNNNNNNNAAGATCAGAAGACGCGTCTCAGAGGCATCGATGCTCAGAAAGCCAATATTGCCGCTGGTAAAGCCGTGGCTCGGATCCTTCGTTCTTCTCTTGGACCTAAAGGAATGGACAAAATGCTTCAGGGACCTGACGGAGACATCACTATCAGTTcgtttctcccttttttttagatttcttcaTATCTgctttttggatttgtttagttttcgtTCTTGTATGCTTGAAATAGAGTTTACTACTGTCGATGCAGTAGTTTGATAGAAATGGATCCATCTAGGTTTATGAAAATCGATTCGCTATGTCTGTGAGCTTGCTTAGTTCAGTGAAATTGCTATTGAATCTCACAGTTCGGAGCATTTTGATTAATGTATACTGTGTTGTGGTCATGGAGCTCATTTAACTTATCAGTTTTGCAAAGATACGGATATTGTTAACACTAGTTGCTACTTTTTCATGTGAAgcatttggtttgtttttctgtttgatTAACTAATGCTGTATCGTGCTTATAACCTAgctgttgttttgttgttctctAGCAAACGATGGTGCAACTATCTTGGAGCAAATGGATGTTGACAACCAGATTGCAAAGCTAATGGTGGAACTGTCGCGGAGTCAGGATTATGAAATTGGTGATGGTACAACAGGTGTTGTTGTCATGGCTGGTGCATTGCTGGAGCAAGCTGAACGTCAATTAGATAGAGGAATTCATCCTATCCGTATTGCTGAAGGATATGAAATGGCTTCTAGAGTGGCAGTTGAGCATTTGGAGCGTATTGCTCAGAAGTTTGAATTCGACATTAATAATTTTGAGCCCCTCGTTCAAACATGCATGACAACTCTGTCCTCGAAGATGTAATAATCCTTTTCAATATAGTTGCTgcttattttggttttttggtttgtaggaTATTGTCCTAACTTTTTCTTGTTGCTCATTGCTGCAGTGTGAATCGATGCAAGCGTAGCTTAGCTGAGATTGCTGTTAAAGCGGTTCTTGCGGTTGCTGATTTAGAGAGGAGGGATGTTAATTTAGATCTGATCAAAGTAGAAGGTAAAGTCGGGGGAAAGTTGGAGGACACCGAGCTTATATATGGAATTTTGATTGACAAAGACATGAGTCATCCACAAATGCCAAAGCATATTGAAGATGCGCACATTGCCATTTTGACTTGCCCCTTTGAGCCACCGAAGCCTAAGACTAAGCATAAGGTGGACATTGACACTGTGGAGAAGTTTGAGACTTTGCGGAAACAAGAGCAGCAATATTTCGATGAGATGGTTCAGAAGTGCAAGGTAGGttttaatatgtaaatattttttgttgtcattTGGATGTTGAGTGAGCCACTGGAGAAGTGCTTTTGACAATAATGATTAGTACCGGAATGCATTTCTTATGTATTATacttatgttttaatatttccAGGATGTTGGTGCTACACTAGTAATTTGCCAATGGGGATTCGATGATGAGGCAAACCATCTATTGATGCACAGGAATTTGCCTGCAGTCAGATGGGTCGGGGGTGTTGAATTAGAACTTATTGCAATAGCCACAGGTAATTATATTACTCAAAGCATTTACTGCTAGTGTTTTTATCGGTTATGCAGAGCTGATAAGATAATTTGCCTTTATGTAGGCGGTAGAATTGTTCCACGATTCCAGGAGTTGACACCAGAGAAGTTAGGGAAGGTATTATTTACTTTCAGTAGGTGTTGCCAGTAAAATGAATGGAATGtgttatatgttttaaacaGACCATTGAATCTCCACATTTCCTGATATGTTCAGGCCGGTGTGGTTCGTGAAAAATCCTTTGGCACAACAAAGGAACGAATGCTGTATATTGAGCACTGTGCGAACTCAAAAGCTGTCACTGTTTTCATCCGTGGAGGTacttagttttttcttttataattattaacaacTCTGTTTTGACATTTGAATAGCTGATGAGAGATAACAGCTATGTATGGAATCTAATGTGCTTGTATAATTGATTGTTCTAACAATTTGTTACGGGATATGGTTTAGGTAACAAAATGATGATAGAAGAAACG
Coding sequences within:
- the LOC104741313 gene encoding anther-specific protein BCP1-like; translation: MGRQNVIVVVALVFMAILGLAAAASSPSPSASPSKAPAASKTDHDVEPPVTDDQIGTTDDDTAAAPGDDDVAVAGPVGSDSSYASNGPSGSDDSADNGGAAALGVSAVVVGVTSIAGSFLFF
- the LOC104741314 gene encoding T-complex protein 1 subunit epsilon isoform X2, which gives rise to MALAFDEFGRPFIILREQDQKTRLRGIDAQKANIAAGKAVARILRSSLGPKGMDKMLQGPDGDITITNDGATILEQMDVDNQIAKLMVELSRSQDYEIGDGTTGVVVMAGALLEQAERQLDRGIHPIRIAEGYEMASRVAVEHLERIAQKFEFDINNFEPLVQTCMTTLSSKIVNRCKRSLAEIAVKAVLAVADLERRDVNLDLIKVEGKVGGKLEDTELIYGILIDKDMSHPQMPKHIEDAHIAILTCPFEPPKPKTKHKVDIDTVEKFETLRKQEQQYFDEMVQKCKDVGATLVICQWGFDDEANHLLMHRNLPAVRWVGGVELELIAIATGGRIVPRFQELTPEKLGKAGVVREKSFGTTKERMLYIEHCANSKAVTVFIRGGNKMMIEETKRSIHDALCVARNLIRNKSIVYGGGAAEIACSLAVDAAADKYPGVEQYAIRAFAEALDSVPMALAENSGLQPIETLSAVKSQQIKENIPFYGIDCNDVGTNDMREQNVFETLIGKQQQILLATQVVKMILKIDDVISNSEY
- the LOC104741314 gene encoding T-complex protein 1 subunit epsilon isoform X1; this translates as MALAFDEFGRPFIILREQDQKTRLRGIDAQKANIAAGKAVARILRSSLGPKGMDKMLQGPDGDITITNDGATILEQMDVDNQIAKLMVELSRSQDYEIGDGTTGVVVMAGALLEQAERQLDRGIHPIRIAEGYEMASRVAVEHLERIAQKFEFDINNFEPLVQTCMTTLSSKIVNRCKRSLAEIAVKAVLAVADLERRDVNLDLIKVEGKVGGKLEDTELIYGILIDKDMSHPQMPKHIEDAHIAILTCPFEPPKPKTKHKVDIDTVEKFETLRKQEQQYFDEMVQKCKDVGATLVICQWGFDDEANHLLMHRNLPAVRWVGGVELELIAIATGGRIVPRFQELTPEKLGKAGVVREKSFGTTKERMLYIEHCANSKAVTVFIRGGNKMMIEETKRSIHDALCVARNLIRNKSIVYGGGAAEIACSLAVDAAADKYPGVEQYAIRAFAEALDSVPMALAENSGLQPIETLSAVKSQQIKENIPFYGIDCNDVGTNDMREQNVFETLIGKQQQILLATQVVKMILKIDDVISNSEY